A genome region from Chengkuizengella sp. SCS-71B includes the following:
- the prpB gene encoding methylisocitrate lyase: MSWLIEEEVSQTDLAIQLKGLIADNEILKLPGTHDAMAALIAKKIGFKALYLSGAAYTASRGLPDIGIVTSTEVADRARELVRTTNLPVLVDIDTGFGEVINVARTAKEMVEARVAAVQIEDQILPKKCGHLNGKKLISTEDMIQKIKMIKTAAPSLLVVARTDAKSVEGFDSAVKRANAYVQAGADAIFPEALSSESEFRKMAGLIEAPLLANMTEFGKTPYYSADQFREMGYNMVIYPVTSLRVAAKAYENVFTEIFNTGTQVQSLEKMQTRKELYETIGYYEYEQLDQNIAKTQLPNIGEN, translated from the coding sequence ATGAGTTGGTTAATTGAAGAAGAAGTGAGTCAAACGGATCTAGCTATACAGTTGAAGGGTTTGATTGCGGATAATGAAATATTAAAATTACCAGGTACACATGATGCTATGGCAGCACTAATTGCAAAAAAAATAGGATTTAAAGCACTTTATTTATCTGGTGCAGCTTATACTGCAAGTCGTGGTTTACCTGATATAGGTATTGTTACATCTACTGAGGTTGCAGATCGGGCACGTGAGCTAGTTCGAACAACAAATTTACCTGTACTAGTAGATATCGATACTGGTTTTGGAGAGGTCATTAACGTAGCTCGTACTGCAAAGGAAATGGTTGAGGCTAGAGTGGCAGCAGTACAAATTGAAGATCAGATTTTACCTAAGAAATGTGGTCATTTAAACGGAAAAAAACTAATAAGTACTGAAGATATGATACAGAAAATAAAAATGATAAAAACAGCAGCACCGAGTCTCCTTGTTGTGGCTAGGACGGATGCAAAATCAGTAGAAGGTTTTGACAGTGCAGTTAAAAGAGCAAATGCTTATGTTCAAGCAGGGGCTGATGCTATTTTTCCAGAAGCATTAAGTTCAGAAAGTGAATTTAGAAAAATGGCTGGATTGATAGAAGCTCCATTACTAGCGAATATGACAGAGTTTGGAAAAACGCCTTACTACTCAGCGGATCAATTTAGAGAAATGGGCTATAATATGGTCATTTATCCTGTAACATCTTTAAGAGTAGCAGCAAAAGCTTATGAAAATGTATTTACAGAAATATTTAATACTGGAACACAAGTACAATCTCTTGAGAAGATGCAAACGAGGAAAGAATTGTATGAAACTATCGGATACTATGAATATGAGCAATTAGATCAAAACATTGCAAAAACTCAACTACCTAATATCGGAGAGAATTAA
- the fabD gene encoding ACP S-malonyltransferase, which translates to MERIAFLFPGQGSQYVGMSKEIVNHYSIAKEVFEEANDVLKMDLQSLCYEGPLEELTKTKNAQLALLTASIAYFKVIEFELGLTPYMLAGHSLGEFSALTCSGILTFSDALKLVKTRGELMQQETEQSIGAMTAVSKLSAQTVEQCIEQMTDGNGTVSIACYNAEKELVLTGHSYEVKRVAEKCAQEGGNVTSLKVSGPFHHQLMTKASEQFQDHLNKYSFQKFKIPVVSNVTGLPHVEDLDEVKLSLVSQMIKPVRWFESMKYMYDEGVTTTIELGPRSVLKNLIKRIEPMMKSFSFDVANDREELKMIYSSTNQQQTDMNLITQCLTAAITTPNHNWDSNDYEKGVIQPYRKLQKLQQQWKDQKGGLDEEQLTRAFNLLKQILETKRVSKEEQDHIINKLKREEIIV; encoded by the coding sequence ATGGAAAGAATCGCTTTTCTTTTTCCTGGTCAAGGTTCTCAATATGTTGGAATGTCAAAGGAAATAGTGAATCATTATTCGATAGCAAAGGAGGTTTTTGAAGAAGCGAATGATGTTTTAAAGATGGATCTTCAATCTTTATGTTATGAAGGTCCTTTAGAAGAATTAACAAAAACAAAAAATGCACAACTTGCTTTGTTAACTGCAAGTATTGCTTATTTTAAAGTGATTGAATTTGAGTTGGGTCTCACTCCATACATGTTAGCAGGTCATAGCTTAGGAGAATTTTCAGCTTTGACTTGCTCTGGAATACTTACGTTTTCAGACGCGTTAAAGCTGGTCAAGACGAGAGGAGAATTAATGCAGCAAGAAACGGAACAAAGTATAGGTGCGATGACAGCAGTATCAAAACTATCGGCACAAACAGTAGAGCAATGTATTGAGCAAATGACAGATGGTAATGGTACAGTATCTATTGCTTGTTACAATGCAGAAAAAGAATTAGTTTTAACAGGACATTCCTATGAAGTAAAACGTGTAGCAGAGAAATGTGCTCAAGAAGGAGGGAATGTCACCTCTTTAAAAGTAAGTGGCCCTTTTCATCATCAGTTAATGACCAAAGCTTCAGAACAATTCCAAGATCATTTAAATAAATATTCTTTTCAAAAATTTAAAATACCTGTTGTATCTAATGTAACTGGACTACCTCATGTTGAGGACTTAGATGAAGTAAAGTTAAGCTTGGTGTCTCAGATGATTAAACCAGTGAGATGGTTTGAATCTATGAAATATATGTATGACGAAGGGGTCACAACAACGATAGAATTAGGTCCAAGATCTGTTTTGAAAAATCTTATTAAACGGATTGAGCCTATGATGAAATCTTTTTCCTTCGATGTGGCAAATGATAGAGAGGAATTAAAGATGATATATTCATCAACAAATCAACAGCAGACGGATATGAATCTTATTACTCAGTGTTTGACTGCTGCTATCACTACACCAAATCATAATTGGGATTCAAACGATTATGAGAAAGGTGTGATTCAGCCGTATAGAAAACTCCAAAAGCTGCAACAACAGTGGAAAGATCAGAAGGGTGGTTTGGATGAAGAGCAATTGACACGAGCATTTAATTTATTGAAACAAATATTAGAAACAAAAAGAGTGAGTAAAGAAGAACAAGATCATATTATAAATAAATTAAAGAGAGAAGAAATCATAGTATAG
- a CDS encoding amino acid adenylation domain-containing protein produces the protein MNKIKSLIDVIENCKNDNQSITFIKKKEEQTLSYSDLYDRSLRILHGLQRQGIKKGQEIIFQIQENENFILLFWACVLGGMIPVPVTIGTTDEHRKKVLEIYQILDHPNIVTDYDILPALKETFNQMESSIPYAEVVGKTIEISEINDLNQFGNIAKVQSSEIAFIQFSSGSTGKPKGVMLTHDNLLANMNGIVLNSKTSSQDSTLSWMPLTHDMGLIGYHLSPMYANISQFIMPTTLFVMQPMLWLEKASEYKITSLASPNFGYKHFLKTFKPEKAAHWDLSHIRLIFNGAEPISDQLANRFLSVLEPYGLPPNAMFPVYGMAEASLAVSFPPVEETLQSIAVKRDSVRFGNQVEIIHQSSSNEIHFVDLGYAVEGCQIRITNDNHLLLPECVIGNIEIRGKNVTSGYYNNPDATTELITEDGWLVTGDLGFLKHDRLFVTGRKKDIIFINGQNVYPHDIEGIAEKVRGVEAGKIAVCGVFNEENQSDDIITFVVFRKKTDAFIPLVQELKRFIHLQTGLEIKHVIPVRSIPKTTSGKLQRYKLASQYEDGEYSSIAEEIQRYLEEQTQDLIIERPMNETEDKLTKLWSEVLGIQQIDRKSHFLEIGGNSLKAATLASEVEKIFEVELPIIEFYQLATIEKQAKYIMQANKKSYVPINKIAEQEFYPVSSAQKRLYIQEQLEGTGISYNMPVAFNIKGTPDKLRLEKILNQLIDRHEVLRTSFQWINGNIFSKIMPSLTIELKDLERPEDLIVPFNLKEPPLIRAGWVLKENDEKILILDMHHIVMDGISINILMEEFLDLYHQRSLPPISIQYKDFAVRHEHWKTTDSYQLQESFWKSQLSGVIPQLQLQTDFRREEKRTFEGETVYFYVSKHITQQINETCHKNHITLNAYLLSLYYILLSKYTGQDEFVVGSLAAARIHPDTHRMLGMFANFLPVRYQINDELSFNEMLSEMQELLGNIYEHQEYPYDDMILKLLKDTDRSRNPFFDTMLIFHNQLETNYTLETDDLKFTQYELHTNTSKLDFKLDIFPEEDGRLKCVLEYNCNLFIRETMVRFTEHYQNIIKSLINEPKLKIKEINILSKEENLKIIDVFNQTSSPYENNKTVVDLFVEQANKTPDNIAIQYKNRKLTYRELDEKSNQLAKTLLSYGVQSDHVIAVMAERSLEMIISMFAILKAGGAYLPIAPDLPRERIRYMLEDSQVQMILTQQKWINSISFHGKIMDVEDSQYYAGDVSALHKTSEYNNLAYVIYTSGSTGKPKGVMVEHYSVVNRIMWMQKTYSLNEQDIILQKTPISFDVSVWELFWWSFVGAKLVLLEPGGEKDPAHIVEVIDKQNITTMHFVPSMLQTFLDHLTQTNQWDSLQPLKKVFTSGEALHLHHVTKFNDFITPKNNAELINLYGPTEATVDVSYFSCTPLENRNVIPIGKPIDNTQLWIVNKHHQLQPIGIAGELCISGDGLARGYINKEEQTKEKFVPNPFKFGQRMYKTGDLARWLPDGNIEYLGRLDHQVKIRGYRIELGEIEACLLEHQDIDEAVVLVKEDLQGDSFLVAYIVSQDSFDVAQIRAFLKRSLPDYMIPARFAALEEMPLTSNGKINRIELQSRDKIVEVYSDNYVAPTNEIEEKLVGLWQEVLNINRIGVEDDFFELGGHSFKATMLATQIHEQFNVEIPLSEIFSSPKIRDIAKYIETAKISKHVTIKNSVNSEHYSLSSAQKRLFILQQIEGDNLTYHLPAAMEITGKLNEKLVQDTFQKILNRHEVLRTSFKLLDGEAVQFIHPKVTFQLEKLDQTYDNINQMMVDFMKPFDLSSAPLLRVGLVKQGKEKNILVFDMHHIVSDGLSMVNLTKEFMQIYQGFDLSPLKIQYKDYVEWQTEFLTTDKYEKQEKFWNNSLSGELPVLQLPTDFIRPPVRSGKGDKYEAKLDSQLLSSIKNLALEHETTVYVVMLAVFNILLAKYTKQEDIIVGSPITGRTHSDLKDLIGMFVNTLAMRNEPKESYTFKQFLQKVNRNALQAFENQDVPFEALVEKLNVKRDLSRNPIFDVMFVLQNMGTPSVKFDDLLCEQLPINHQHSKFDLTLEAIEEEQGMTLNFEFNVDLFHKSKIERLAHHFKQLIYIVTEQSNIQIRDMDFMSNEEKKKILYQFNNTEREYPKHKTIHKLFEEQVARTPNHVALTYKDEKMTYQTLNNKVNQLAIQLREKGVTNNTIVSIMVERSPEMIIGILAILKAGGAYLPISPQFPQERITFMLKDSECKLVLTQNEFKGNISFEGEIIVLNDSKNYITETNSIEDISSSEDLAYIIYTSGSTGKPKGVMIKHHSVVNRITWMQNNYPLHVSDVIMQKTPYTFDVSVWELFWWSWTGAQVHLLEPEGEKNPQMMIDAIEKHKITTMHFVPSMLQVFFEYVSGKSIESKLKSLKQVFTSGEALQLKQVEQFNDTLFKTNNTNLINLYGPTEATVDVSYYECTPFHGEQSVPIGKPIDNTKLYVVNESLQLQPIGVSGELCISGEGLATGYLNQEELTADKFVPDPFAVGQWMYKTGDLAKWNEDGQIEYLGRMDQQVKIRGYRIELGEIETQLLDIVDIQQAVVVDRKSTAGDLYLCAYYVSEQKFSVSDIRELLLKTLPDYMIPAYFMKLDKIPLTSNGKVDRKALPEPIITDRENLNTVPPTNEIQKKLLHIWSETIGHDMIGLYDNFFEVGGNSLLLIRVHSKLEEHWPQLIKVTDLFSHPTIYKLSEFIQSKSINKNELPIQFVRLPETYFESTSQQAVRSYSFKLEEEQLQIFKDMSQQLNVELSYILLALYGYLFAQITKNKQIPIQVLISDDMYMALELNLEQFTHFIEIPPYLKAKIQETNSNQSYTLNDLKQAQINHQKYNILPLFIHNRKTSLDTEIVNLFHISLGFLEIGSELMLISEFNGRKISNNKMKEFLQGFKQLSTIIVDQYASEYQVSATKEEEE, from the coding sequence ATGAATAAAATTAAAAGTTTAATCGACGTGATAGAAAATTGTAAAAATGATAATCAAAGTATTACTTTTATTAAAAAAAAGGAAGAACAAACCTTAAGTTATTCTGATTTATACGATAGATCATTAAGAATACTTCATGGATTACAGAGGCAAGGTATTAAAAAAGGACAGGAAATTATATTCCAAATTCAAGAAAATGAGAACTTTATATTATTATTTTGGGCATGTGTATTAGGAGGAATGATCCCTGTACCAGTGACTATAGGAACAACCGATGAACACCGTAAAAAAGTACTGGAAATTTATCAAATTTTAGATCACCCTAATATAGTCACAGATTATGACATTCTCCCTGCTCTAAAAGAAACGTTTAACCAAATGGAATCCTCTATCCCTTATGCAGAAGTTGTGGGGAAAACGATTGAGATAAGTGAAATTAATGATTTGAATCAATTTGGAAATATAGCGAAAGTGCAAAGTAGTGAAATTGCTTTTATACAGTTCTCATCAGGTTCCACAGGGAAACCTAAAGGTGTGATGCTCACGCATGATAATTTGTTGGCAAACATGAATGGAATCGTATTAAACTCGAAAACGAGCAGTCAGGATTCAACATTAAGCTGGATGCCCCTTACTCATGATATGGGACTCATCGGCTATCATTTATCACCTATGTATGCTAATATCTCACAATTTATTATGCCAACGACTTTGTTTGTGATGCAACCCATGTTGTGGCTGGAAAAAGCGAGTGAATACAAAATCACTTCACTGGCTTCTCCTAACTTTGGATATAAACATTTTCTAAAAACATTTAAACCTGAGAAAGCAGCTCATTGGGATTTATCTCATATAAGATTAATTTTTAATGGAGCTGAACCAATATCAGATCAATTAGCAAATCGCTTTCTTTCTGTTCTAGAACCTTATGGTTTGCCACCAAATGCAATGTTTCCAGTTTATGGAATGGCAGAAGCAAGTTTAGCTGTTTCCTTCCCGCCAGTTGAAGAAACATTACAATCTATAGCTGTAAAAAGGGATTCTGTTCGTTTCGGAAATCAAGTTGAAATTATTCATCAATCATCCTCAAATGAAATTCATTTTGTTGACTTAGGTTATGCTGTTGAAGGATGTCAAATTCGGATTACAAATGATAATCATCTTCTACTACCAGAATGTGTAATAGGAAATATTGAAATACGAGGTAAAAATGTAACTTCAGGATATTACAACAATCCAGATGCAACAACAGAACTCATTACTGAAGATGGGTGGCTTGTTACAGGAGATTTAGGCTTTCTGAAACATGATCGGTTATTTGTAACAGGAAGAAAAAAAGACATCATCTTTATTAATGGGCAGAATGTGTACCCTCATGATATTGAAGGAATTGCAGAAAAAGTTCGAGGTGTTGAAGCAGGTAAAATAGCAGTATGTGGAGTTTTCAATGAAGAAAACCAGTCTGATGACATCATAACATTTGTTGTTTTTCGTAAAAAAACGGATGCATTTATCCCGTTGGTTCAGGAACTTAAAAGATTTATTCATTTGCAAACTGGATTGGAAATTAAACATGTAATCCCAGTGAGAAGTATTCCAAAAACGACCAGTGGAAAATTGCAAAGATATAAACTTGCTTCGCAGTATGAAGATGGGGAATACTCCTCAATTGCAGAAGAAATACAACGATATCTTGAAGAACAAACACAAGATCTGATCATAGAAAGACCGATGAATGAAACGGAAGACAAATTAACAAAATTATGGTCTGAAGTTTTAGGAATACAGCAAATTGATAGAAAAAGCCATTTTTTAGAAATCGGGGGTAACTCTTTAAAAGCAGCTACTTTAGCTTCAGAAGTAGAAAAAATATTTGAAGTGGAACTTCCAATCATTGAGTTTTATCAACTTGCTACGATAGAAAAACAAGCAAAATACATCATGCAGGCAAATAAAAAGTCATATGTTCCAATTAATAAAATTGCAGAACAAGAATTTTATCCAGTATCAAGCGCTCAAAAAAGATTATACATTCAGGAGCAGCTCGAAGGTACTGGTATATCCTATAATATGCCTGTTGCTTTTAATATAAAAGGAACACCCGATAAATTGAGGCTGGAGAAAATATTAAATCAATTAATTGATCGTCATGAAGTCTTAAGAACTTCATTTCAATGGATAAATGGAAATATATTTTCTAAAATAATGCCTTCTCTAACGATCGAATTAAAAGATTTAGAAAGACCAGAAGATTTGATTGTACCTTTTAATCTCAAAGAGCCTCCATTGATACGAGCGGGATGGGTACTTAAGGAAAATGATGAGAAGATACTTATTCTCGATATGCATCATATTGTAATGGATGGTATCTCTATCAATATATTAATGGAAGAATTTTTAGATTTATATCACCAACGTTCATTACCTCCTATCTCAATACAATATAAAGATTTTGCTGTGAGACATGAACACTGGAAGACAACGGATTCATATCAATTACAAGAATCATTTTGGAAAAGTCAGCTCTCTGGAGTTATCCCTCAACTTCAGCTACAAACAGACTTTCGTAGGGAAGAAAAAAGAACGTTTGAAGGAGAAACCGTTTATTTTTATGTATCAAAACATATCACGCAACAGATTAATGAAACATGCCATAAAAATCATATTACTTTAAATGCGTATTTATTATCCTTGTATTATATTTTATTAAGTAAATATACTGGGCAAGATGAGTTTGTTGTAGGTTCTTTAGCTGCAGCAAGAATACATCCAGATACTCATCGTATGTTAGGAATGTTTGCAAATTTTTTACCTGTTCGTTATCAGATTAATGATGAACTATCATTTAATGAAATGTTGAGTGAAATGCAGGAGCTGCTTGGCAATATTTATGAACATCAAGAGTATCCTTATGATGATATGATATTAAAATTATTGAAAGATACAGATCGGTCACGAAATCCATTTTTTGATACAATGCTTATTTTTCATAATCAACTGGAAACTAACTATACCCTAGAGACAGACGATTTGAAATTTACACAATACGAATTACATACAAATACATCAAAGTTGGATTTTAAGTTGGATATTTTTCCAGAAGAGGATGGAAGATTAAAATGTGTTTTGGAATATAATTGCAATCTCTTTATAAGAGAAACGATGGTCAGATTTACTGAGCATTACCAAAACATAATAAAGTCTTTAATAAACGAACCAAAACTAAAAATTAAAGAAATAAATATACTCTCAAAAGAGGAAAATTTAAAAATAATTGATGTTTTTAACCAAACATCGTCACCTTACGAAAATAATAAAACAGTGGTAGATTTATTTGTTGAACAAGCAAATAAGACCCCTGACAATATCGCTATACAATATAAAAATAGGAAATTAACATATCGTGAATTGGATGAAAAATCGAATCAGCTAGCAAAAACTTTATTGAGTTATGGAGTACAGTCAGATCATGTGATTGCAGTAATGGCAGAACGTTCGTTGGAAATGATTATTAGTATGTTTGCTATTTTAAAAGCAGGAGGAGCATATCTGCCTATTGCCCCTGACTTACCAAGAGAACGAATTCGATATATGTTGGAAGACAGTCAGGTCCAAATGATATTAACTCAACAAAAATGGATCAATTCCATTAGTTTTCACGGAAAAATAATGGATGTAGAGGATAGTCAATATTACGCAGGTGATGTTTCTGCGTTGCATAAAACAAGTGAGTATAACAATCTAGCTTATGTCATTTATACCTCTGGATCTACTGGCAAACCTAAAGGGGTTATGGTAGAACATTATTCCGTTGTCAACAGGATCATGTGGATGCAAAAGACGTATTCATTAAATGAACAAGATATTATTTTGCAAAAAACACCGATTTCATTTGACGTATCTGTATGGGAGCTTTTTTGGTGGAGTTTTGTAGGAGCGAAATTAGTTTTGTTAGAACCTGGAGGAGAAAAAGACCCTGCTCATATCGTTGAGGTAATAGACAAGCAGAATATTACTACGATGCATTTTGTTCCTTCAATGCTGCAAACTTTTCTAGATCATTTGACTCAAACAAATCAATGGGATAGCCTTCAACCTTTGAAAAAAGTATTTACAAGCGGCGAAGCACTGCATCTTCATCATGTGACGAAGTTTAATGATTTTATTACTCCAAAAAACAATGCGGAACTTATTAATTTATACGGTCCAACAGAAGCTACAGTGGATGTATCCTACTTTTCTTGTACACCACTTGAAAATAGAAATGTGATCCCAATAGGTAAGCCAATTGATAATACACAGCTATGGATTGTTAATAAACATCATCAGTTACAACCTATTGGAATTGCTGGAGAATTGTGTATCTCTGGAGACGGTTTAGCTAGAGGTTATATCAATAAAGAAGAACAGACGAAGGAAAAGTTTGTTCCAAATCCATTCAAATTCGGACAGCGTATGTATAAAACGGGTGATTTAGCAAGATGGTTGCCTGATGGAAATATTGAGTATTTAGGTAGATTAGATCATCAAGTGAAAATAAGAGGTTATCGAATTGAACTTGGTGAAATTGAGGCATGTTTATTAGAACATCAGGATATAGATGAAGCTGTTGTTCTAGTGAAAGAAGATCTACAAGGTGATTCATTTTTAGTGGCTTATATTGTAAGTCAAGATTCATTTGATGTTGCTCAAATAAGAGCATTTTTAAAACGTAGCCTTCCTGATTATATGATTCCAGCTCGTTTTGCGGCTTTGGAAGAAATGCCGTTAACATCAAATGGGAAAATAAATCGAATTGAACTACAGAGTCGGGACAAAATTGTGGAAGTGTATTCAGATAACTATGTTGCTCCAACCAATGAGATTGAAGAAAAACTAGTAGGTTTGTGGCAGGAAGTATTAAATATAAATCGCATAGGTGTTGAAGATGATTTCTTTGAACTTGGAGGGCACTCTTTTAAAGCTACGATGTTAGCTACACAAATTCATGAACAATTTAATGTTGAGATTCCTTTAAGTGAAATTTTCTCATCACCAAAGATAAGGGATATAGCCAAGTATATTGAAACAGCTAAGATTAGCAAGCATGTCACAATTAAAAACTCTGTGAATAGTGAACATTACTCTTTGTCATCAGCTCAAAAAAGGTTGTTTATTCTTCAGCAAATTGAAGGGGATAATTTAACCTATCATCTGCCAGCTGCAATGGAAATCACGGGTAAACTAAATGAAAAATTAGTTCAAGATACTTTTCAAAAGATATTAAATCGACATGAGGTATTACGTACATCTTTTAAATTACTAGACGGAGAAGCAGTACAGTTTATTCACCCTAAAGTGACTTTTCAATTAGAAAAGTTAGATCAGACATACGATAACATCAACCAGATGATGGTCGATTTTATGAAACCTTTTGATTTAAGTTCAGCACCTTTATTAAGAGTAGGGTTAGTAAAACAAGGAAAAGAAAAAAATATACTAGTATTTGACATGCATCATATTGTCTCTGATGGATTATCCATGGTGAATTTAACGAAAGAATTTATGCAAATTTATCAGGGGTTTGATTTATCACCTTTGAAAATTCAATATAAGGATTATGTGGAATGGCAAACGGAGTTTCTCACAACTGATAAATATGAAAAACAAGAGAAGTTTTGGAACAATAGTTTATCTGGAGAACTTCCTGTATTGCAATTGCCAACTGACTTTATAAGACCTCCTGTTCGCAGCGGCAAGGGGGATAAGTACGAGGCTAAATTAGACAGCCAATTGTTATCATCAATTAAAAATTTAGCTTTGGAACATGAGACAACAGTTTATGTTGTAATGTTAGCTGTTTTCAATATTTTGTTAGCAAAGTACACAAAACAGGAAGATATTATTGTAGGAAGTCCAATTACAGGTAGGACACATTCAGACTTAAAAGATTTAATCGGTATGTTTGTTAATACATTAGCGATGAGAAATGAACCGAAAGAAAGCTATACATTTAAACAATTTTTACAAAAAGTGAATCGCAATGCACTTCAAGCTTTCGAAAATCAAGATGTTCCATTTGAGGCTTTAGTAGAAAAATTAAATGTGAAACGTGATTTAAGTCGGAACCCAATATTTGATGTCATGTTTGTTCTACAAAATATGGGTACTCCTTCGGTTAAGTTTGATGATTTATTATGTGAACAACTTCCAATAAATCATCAGCATTCTAAATTTGATTTGACGCTTGAAGCTATTGAAGAAGAGCAAGGGATGACTTTAAACTTTGAATTTAATGTGGATTTATTTCATAAATCCAAAATTGAAAGACTTGCCCATCATTTTAAACAGTTGATTTATATAGTTACAGAACAATCAAATATTCAAATTCGTGATATGGATTTTATGTCAAATGAAGAAAAGAAAAAGATACTATATCAATTTAATAATACAGAACGTGAGTATCCAAAACATAAAACCATCCATAAATTATTTGAAGAACAAGTTGCTAGAACGCCAAATCATGTTGCTTTGACATATAAAGATGAAAAGATGACTTATCAGACATTAAACAATAAGGTCAATCAGTTAGCTATACAACTGAGGGAAAAGGGAGTAACGAATAATACAATTGTCTCTATTATGGTAGAGCGTTCTCCTGAAATGATCATAGGAATTTTAGCGATATTAAAAGCCGGTGGGGCATATTTGCCAATATCACCCCAGTTTCCACAAGAACGGATAACATTCATGTTAAAGGATAGTGAATGTAAACTTGTTTTAACACAAAATGAGTTCAAAGGAAATATTTCATTTGAAGGAGAAATCATCGTTTTAAATGATTCTAAAAATTACATCACTGAAACGAATAGTATAGAAGATATTAGCAGTTCTGAAGATTTGGCTTATATTATTTATACATCGGGTTCAACAGGGAAGCCAAAAGGTGTAATGATCAAACATCACTCCGTTGTAAATCGAATTACTTGGATGCAGAATAATTATCCTTTACACGTATCTGATGTCATTATGCAAAAAACACCTTATACATTTGATGTATCTGTATGGGAGTTGTTTTGGTGGAGTTGGACAGGAGCTCAGGTTCACCTGCTTGAACCTGAAGGAGAGAAGAATCCACAAATGATGATTGATGCCATTGAAAAGCATAAAATTACAACCATGCACTTTGTTCCATCGATGTTACAAGTATTTTTTGAGTATGTATCAGGTAAATCTATTGAATCTAAATTAAAAAGTTTAAAACAAGTATTTACAAGTGGCGAAGCTTTACAGTTGAAACAGGTTGAACAGTTTAACGATACTTTGTTCAAAACAAACAATACAAATTTAATTAATTTATACGGTCCTACAGAAGCTACAGTGGATGTTTCTTACTATGAATGTACTCCTTTTCATGGAGAACAGAGTGTACCAATTGGAAAACCAATTGATAATACGAAGTTATATGTTGTGAATGAATCACTACAATTGCAACCGATTGGTGTAAGCGGAGAGTTATGTATAAGTGGTGAAGGTTTGGCAACAGGTTATTTAAATCAAGAAGAGTTAACAGCGGATAAATTTGTTCCAGACCCATTTGCAGTGGGTCAGTGGATGTATAAAACAGGTGACTTAGCAAAATGGAATGAGGACGGACAAATTGAATATTTAGGCAGAATGGATCAACAGGTGAAAATAAGGGGATACCGCATTGAACTTGGCGAAATTGAAACCCAGTTATTAGACATTGTTGATATTCAACAGGCGGTAGTAGTAGATAGAAAAAGTACAGCGGGAGATCTATATTTGTGTGCTTATTACGTTTCTGAACAAAAGTTTTCAGTGAGTGACATAAGAGAACTTTTGTTAAAAACATTACCAGATTATATGATTCCAGCTTATTTCATGAAGTTAGATAAAATACCTTTAACTTCTAATGGTAAAGTGGATCGAAAAGCACTTCCTGAGCCAATCATCACAGATAGGGAAAATTTAAATACAGTTCCGCCAACAAATGAAATACAGAAAAAATTACTTCATATTTGGAGTGAAACGATTGGTCATGACATGATTGGGCTTTACGATAATTTCTTTGAAGTAGGAGGGAATTCATTACTTCTGATAAGAGTGCATTCTAAATTGGAAGAACATTGGCCGCAGCTTATAAAAGTGACAGATTTATTCTCGCATCCTACTATTTATAAATTGTCGGAATTTATTCAAAGTAAAAGTATAAACAAAAATGAGTTGCCGATTCAATTTGTACGTTTACCAGAAACTTATTTTGAAAGCACATCACAACAGGCCGTTCGATCCTACTCATTTAAGTTAGAGGAAGAGCAACTTCAAATTTTTAAAGATATGAGTCAGCAACTAAATGTGGAATTAAGTTATATTTTACTCGCCTTATATGGATATTTATTTGCTCAAATTACTAAAAACAAACAAATTCCAATTCAGGTTTTAATTAGCGATGATATGTATATGGCATTAGAACTAAATTTAGAACAATTTACACACTTCATAGAAATTCCACCTTATCTAAAAGCAAAGATACAGGAAACAAATTCAAATCAGTCCTACACATTGAATGATTTAAAACAAGCACAAATAAATCATCAAAAATATAATATATTACCTTTGTTTATTCATAACAGAAAGACTTCATTAGATACGGAAATTGTAAATCTGTTTCATATTTCATTAGGATTTTTAGAAATAGGTTCAGAACTTATGCTTATTTCTGAATTTAATGGTAGAAAGATTTCAAACAATAAGATGAAGGAATTTCTTCAAGGTTTTAAACAGTTGTCAACTATAATAGTGGATCAATATGCTTCAGAATATCAAGTATCTGCAACAAAAGAGGAGGAAGAGTAA